The Prionailurus bengalensis isolate Pbe53 chromosome A3, Fcat_Pben_1.1_paternal_pri, whole genome shotgun sequence genome includes a window with the following:
- the LOC122466987 gene encoding transcription elongation factor A protein-like 8, which translates to MQKENEGKPQNMPKVEAHCSSEDVPQEAKGNPQPSEGISQETGSLRGGLTHPGLGFKEDTPMRHLDLEEIIRGVDEWERLKKEIRRVRNKFAMMHWKQRHSCSCSHPVCSRP; encoded by the coding sequence atgcaaaaagaaaatgaaggaaaaccaCAGAACATGCCAAAGGTGGAGGCACACTGCTCTTCAGAAGATGTACCACAGGAGGCAAAGGGAAATCCTCAGCCTTCTGAAGGTATAAGCCAGGAAACAGGAAGCCTTAGAGGAGGGTTGACCCATCCTGGCCTGGGGTTTAAAGAGGACACTCCCATGAGGCATTTGGACCTGGAAGAAATAATAAGAGGCGTAGATGAGTGGGAAAGGCTTAAGAAAGAGATAAGAAGAGTAAGAAACAAGTTTGCGATGATGCATTGGAAGCAAAGACATTCATGCAGCTGTTCTCATCCTGTGTGTTCTAGAccgtaa